AATTATGACAACTAAAAACCTCGGTTTTGTTTCAGAAAGTATGTAGAAATGAAATTGTTATAGATAGGAGTATGACAATAGAATGAAAATAAAAAAGTTAAATAAAAGCAGCTTGTTAGTTGGCCTTTCCCTTGCTGTATTCTCATTCATCATGGTAGGGCCGTTTATTTGGATGTTCATTACCTCTGTAAAAACCTATGAAGAAACCATTCGTATTCCAATGCAAATACTGCCAAAGGCAATAAAATGGATAAACTATAAAATTGTATTCGAGAAGTTCCCTTTTATTATTTTATATTTAAATACATTTTTAGTGACCATAGCAACAGTAGCTGGGCAGCTGATTATTGTTTCACTAGCAGCTTATGCATTTTCAAGATTGAATTTTCCAGGAAGAGATATTATATTTCTGTTAATGTTGGGCTTTATGATGGTTCCTGGACAAATCTTTATTATCCCACGCTTTAATTTAATGGTTAATCTCGGCATTACAAATACTTTGACTGCTCTAGTTCTTCCAAGCATTTTCAGCGTCTTTGGGGTTTTTATGATGAAACAGTTTTTTTCAACCATTCCAAAGGAGCTTGATGAAGCAGCTCTTATAGACGGCTGCGGATACTTTAGAATATTTTGGAATATACTGCTTCCACTTACAAAACCGGGCTTGGTTTCATTGGGGATTATGATTATGCTCAGCACCTGGAAAGAGCTCATGTGGCCAATTATAGTTAATAGAAATATTGAAAAGATGACACTTTCAGCAGGTCTTGCAATGCTTATAGGTGAACATACAACTTACTATGAGCAGGTAATGGCTGGAGCTGTAATATCTGTACTGCCCATGGTTATCATATTTGTAATATTTCAGAAGCAATTTGTTGCCGGCATTGCGAGAAGCGGCTTGAAAGGTTAGAAATTGTATTGTGTAGGTAGATTATAAAAAAGGAGTGTGATTTATATGTATTTTAAATATTCAATCAATGATTGTCACATACATCTCTTTGATTCAAAGGACATTGACAAGTGTGTGGACATGATTGATTATTGCGGTTTTACAAACTGGACACATTTAGCATGTACAGTTGTTCCAATAAATAAAGCGTTGACTCAGAATCTTTTAGGTGCGCTGCTGAAGCTTCAAGAAGGTGGAAGATGTCAAGCCTTTGCATCTTTTCATTATTTCAACGGAAAGGTTCCTAATGCAGATGAACTTCTGCGCCAGATTAAATGGTTTGATGAAGCTGGGTTTGATGGAATCAAAATGCTGGATGGGAAGCCAACTATAAGAAAGATGCTTGACATACCACTAGATGATGAAAGCTATGATAAGATGTTTGATTACGCTGAAAAAAGGCAGATACCAATAATGTATCATATAAATGATCCTATTGAGTTCTGGTACCGTGATAGAATGCCTAACTGGGCTGTTGCAAGCGGTAATTTTTATGGAGATGGAAGCTATCCGCATAAATACGAAATTGATGAGGAGACCTTTAGATTTTTAAGAAAGCATCCTAAATTGAAGATTTGCATACCACATTTCTTCTTTATATCTGATCAATATGGATTATGCAGCGAAATGTTAGACAGATATGCTAATCTTTATTTTGATATTACACCAGGTTGGGAAATGTTTGAAAACTTTGCAAAAGACCTTGAACTATGGAGGCAATTCTTTATAAACAATGCTCATAAGATATTATTTGGAAGCGATACTTTCTCTGACCATTGGATGGAAACCATTGCTTGCTTAAGAAGAGTAATGGAGACTAAAGAGGAGTTTGTCGCATTTGAAGAAAACTGCATAGGCTTAGATTTGCCGGAAGAAGCCTTAAGACAGATTTATTATGAAAACTATTATAAGTTTGTTGGAAGAACCAATAAAAAGATAAATGTAGACGCTGTTTTAGAGTATGCTGATACACTATACAACTTAGTTCAGGATGGACCTGACAAGCAAGAAGTAATTGATGAGATAAATTATCTTAAACAGGAAATTGCAAAATTTAAATAAGAAGCAGCATATCATAACGAAAGGTATTGGTGAAAATATGAAGCTTTGTGTATTGGGAGGGGGAGGCGCTCGAAGTGTTTTCCTGACAAAATCGCTGGTTAAAAGCGCTGAAGAAATCAAAGTCGACCATATTGTTTTGATGGATAATAATGAACAAAAACTAATGAAATACGGGGCTCTTTCAAAGGGAATTGCAGCAAAAATAAACCCTTCTATCCAGTTTGATATTACGATAGATGCAAGAGAGGCTCTTAAAAATGCCGACTACATTATAACTACTCTTCGTGTTGGCGGTGATGAAGCTAGAAGGTTCGATGAAGAGGCTTGTCTTAAGCTTGGAGTACTTGGGCAGGAAACAACAGGAGCCGGCGGTTTTGCAATGGCAATAAGGAGTGTGCCTGTGCTGATTGAATACTGTAAGTTAGCAAAGGAGGTGGCAAATCCCACACATTTGATATTTAATTTTACAAATCCAAGCGGTATAGTTACTCAAGCTCTTCGAAGCTCTGGATTCTCTAATGTATATGGAATTTGCGACGCACCTAGCGGCTTTATTAAGCAGCTGGAAGAAGTACTAGGCGTAGGTAGCGATGGATTAAGCATTGAGTGCTATGGACTTAATCATCTATCCTGGTTTAGAAATGCCTCTGCAAATGGGAAAGCTGTTCAGTATGATTTATTGATGAAGCCAGAAACTTATAAGAATACTGAACTTCGTCTCTTTGATTATGACATGTGCAGCTTGAACGGAAACTGTATGCTGAATGAGTATTTATACTTTTATTACAGCAGGGAAAAATCCTTGAAGCTTATAAAGCAAGCAGAGCATCCTCGAGGAGAAATGATTTACTATATAAATAAGGAATTGGAAGAAGAACTTGAAAAGGTTGATATACAATTGGAGCTTGAAAAAGCATTTAATCTGTATATGAATTCCTATGCTAAAAGAGAAAATGCCTATTTTTCAGTTGAAAGCGGAAGCGAACGTCCGCATTCCTGGAAGGTGCCTACAATAGATGAGTTTATTGATAAGCCTGATGAGGGTGGTTATGCTGCAGTAGCTCTTAAGTTTATAAAGGCAGTAACTAATGGTAATAAAACACAAATGGTGCTTTCTGTGCCAAATGAAGAAGCAATCGATGGATTGGCTCCTGATGACGTAGTGGAAATTACGTGCACTATTGACAAGCAAGGTGCGCATCCCATAAATATCGGTATTATAGATGAGTTCCAACTGCTTCAGATAAAGCGTATTAAATATTTTGAACGCTGTACAATTAAAGCCATACTGGAAGGAGACAGGGATTCAGCTGTTAAAGGGTTGTACATTCATCCTCTTGTAAATGATATGGAAGTAGCAAGAGAATTAGCTGATATATTTTTTAAAAAATATTCTATTTACATGGAAAATATAAGTATAAGCTGATATATTACGGGCTTATAACTTTATAATGGAAGGCAAGTGGAGATTATGTATGATTTTAAAACCTTTGGACAAATGAATCTTGATGTGATATTTAAAGGGTTTCCCCACATGCCAGAAGCTGGGGAGGAGGTATTTGCAAAGCAATTTGATCTCCAGCTTGGCGGTGGGCCAATGCTTTATCCTATACTTTTGAATAATCTTGGATTTAAAACAAAACTTGGAACCTTTCTCTCTGACAATGAAGCAAGCAGCCTATGCATAAATCTGATGGAGAGAATAGGATTTAAAGACTATGAAAATTTTAATAAGCGAGAAGCAAACCCCGTTGTTGTAACAGGAGTGTTTTCACTGGAACATGATAGAAGCTTTGTATCCTATAATCGCTTTATTAATGAATCAAAGCTTTCAGAGGAAGAAGTGTATGAATTTTTAAAGGATGCCAGGGTTATATCAGCCCCAATAGGGCATTTAGGGGCATTAAAAAGGCTGCACCATGAGGGTAGAAAAGTTGTTTTTGATGTTGGATGGAGTGACTCTCTTTGTGTGGAGAACTTAAAGCCTATTCTTCAATTTGTTGATATATTTAGTCCAAATGATAGAGAAGCAATGAAAATGACAGGTAAAGAAACGCCTGAAGCGGCTCTTTTGGTGCTAAAGAACTATACAGAAGCGCCAATTGTTACAATGGGTGAAAAGGGCTGTATTTACTACGATAATGGAGTAAAAAGCATACCCACGGTTTCTAATATGAAAAGCGTTGATACCACAGGCGCTGGGGATAACTTTATTGCTGGCGTTGTTTATGGTTTGCTTAAGGAATATTCATTATGCGATTGTATAAAACTGGGCAATGTCTTTGCAGGCTACTCCACAACAAAAATAGGCTGCTACGGCGCTATGATTACTAAAGAAATTATTGATTGCTATTTCAGACCTGATATATAAAGCATAAGGCATAAGCAAAAAACTAAAATATTGTGAAAGGTATAGGAAAAATGCGATTTAAGGAAAGCGCAGCAAGATATGAAGACTATATAATTGAATTAAGACGACATTTTCACAGAAATCCTGAACTATCTTTCAAAGAAGTCAGCACCTCTGAAGTTGTTTGCAAGCAGCTGGAGAAAATGAAAATACCTTATGTATGCTTGGAAGAAAATTGTGTTGTAGGATTAATTGAAGGGAATGAGGCAGGCAAAAGCCTCGCTATTCGTGCAGATATGGATGCCCTGCCAATTGAAGAAGAGACGGGACTATCATTTGCATCTCAGACAAAAGGCATAATGCATGCTTGCGGTCATGATGGACACACGGCTATGCTTTTAGGTGCTGCTGCAATGATTAATGAAGTGAAGGAGGAACTTGAAGGAAAAGTTTATCTTTGTTTTCAGTCCGCAGAAGAAATATGGGGCGGTGCAAAGGTTGTTATAGACTACCTTGAAAGACAAGGCGGTGTTGATGAGGCGATATCTGCCCACCTATGGGCAGATATTGAATCGGGAAATATCTCTGTTGTAAAGGGTGCACGTATGGCAAGTGCGGATGGATTTGAAATTGAAGTAATGGGCCGTGGAGGGCACGGCTCAAGACCTGATCAGTGTATTGACCCTATAAGGGCGGCCTCCAATATTGTATTAGGTATTACCTCCATACCAACTAACCGGTATAAAGCTACTGAGCCCCTTGTGGTTCATGTTGGAGCAATTAATGCTGGATCCTTAGGCAATATTATTCCTAAAAGTGCCAAGATTCTAGGCGGAATCCGAAGCTTCTCACAAGAAGGAAAGACCGCAGCTTGGAGCTTAATTCATGAAATCGCTGAAAATGGTGCAAAAATGTATGGAGCAGAAGCAAAAGTAACTATATTGGGAGGTGTTCCTTCTGTAGTTAATCATAGTGAGTCAGTTGAGCGTGCACAGCGTGTAATAGACATGATTGATGTGTTGAAACAGGATGACTATGAACCTATTTGCGCTTCTGAAAATTTCGGAATGTATATGGAAAAGTATAAAGGGTTCATGGCGTTTATTGGTATCAGGAACAAGAATAAAGGCCTTATTTATCCTCAGCATCATCCGAAGTTTGATATAGATGAAGCTGTATTAAAAGAAGGAGCAAGGTTTTTTGCGGAATACGCGTATAATTTCTTAGATGGAAACAGCCAGTTATAGCAAGATTATTTTCTGTTCATGTATAAAATATAGCAAAAACTTCTGAAAATATAATTATATATTCAGAAGTTTTTTGCTTAGTTAAAGGAGATGATCTTCATGGGTTTTTTTCAAAGTCAGGAAACACTTACAGCAGTTCAATGGGCTTTACGTGCTATGGTTGGGTTTTTCTTTTTAGTTATTGTTGCAAAGGTATTAGGCCAGCGTTCAATCTCGCAGCTAAGGCTACTTGATTTCGTTGTTGCTTTAGTCATTGGCAATATGGTTGCCCACCCCTTATCCGATGAGCATCTCGGGATGGAGGGCTCTCTTATTTGTACAGCTGTCATTGTAGCTTTATATCTTGGTGGTATCTTTATGATACTTAGATGGCCAAGATTTAGAAGATTGCTTAATCAAAAGCCTGTCATTCTCGTCCAGAATGGAGAGATACTTGATAAAGGCTTGAAAAAAGCAAGGATATCTATTGACATTTTATTGGAGGAGTTAAGGGAGCAAAAGGTAAAGGATGTAAAGACAGTAGCTATAGCCTTTTGGGAAGCAGACGGGAAAATTTCATTTTTTCTTGACCCTAGATATGAAAATGTGACAAACGAAGCTCTGCAGATTAAAACAGAGCCTTTGGATTTTCCAAGAATAGTTATCAAGGAGGGCATAATAAATTATAAGGAGTTAAAACAAATCGGTAAGGACGAAGTGTGGGTCGTTTCAAATGTAAAAAGATTGTATCATACTGAGGTGAAAAATGTTCTATTAGCTAGCCTTGATAGAAGAGGCAATATGACTGTATTCTTGTATAAGTAAAATATTTTATAAAAATAAAATTAATGTAAGAGCCAGCAGGCTCTTTTGCTTTATCAAATACCCTGCATCCCTCGCAGAGAAAAAAGTTAACTTTTTATATTTATAAATTTTTAAAAAGTTAAAAAGTTAACTTTTTATGTTGCGAGAGAAAGAGGTCATGGCTATTTAAAAATAAAAACCTTTCTAATCAAATTCTAATGTTTCATTAATTATTGTCTAACTATTGCTGCTTATAATAAAAACATAAGGTTAAGGAAAATAAATTATAAGAGAGAGGTAATAGAAAATGACAGTAAGAATGGGAAATATCGATGAACTTATTAAAAGAACAAACGTAAGCTACGAGGCAGCAAAGGAAGCACTTGAAAAGTGCAATGACGATTTGCTGGAGGCAATTATTTATCTTGAGAAAAACAATATGGCTAAGCCAAAGGAAACTTCAGAGAACAAGGAATCCTTGTGGGATAAGTTTAAGAAGCTTGTTAGAAAAGGAAACAATACAAAGTTTATAATTAGCAAGAAGGATGTTTCAATATTAAGCATACCAGTTACTTTGGCAGTTGTTATTACAGTGATTGCTCCTTATGTAACCTTCTTTGGTTTAATAGTTGCTCTATTTACTGGACACAGAATCAAGTTTGAAGGCAAGGATATGGAGTGCGGCAAGGTAAATGAGATGATGAATAAGGTGGCTGAGAGTGTGGATTCTGCTAAGAGAAAGATTAGTGAGGACTCCAGTAGTACAACAGACGCACAATAATCTAATAATGCTTTATTAAAAAATCAGGGCTGATTAACCTATCAGCCCTGATTTTTCTATTGATATATCGTAGTTTGGTATTTTGCTTTAGCTGGTGCAATTTTTTATATTGGGTTAGAGCTTTTTCATTAATTTTTGTTAAGAAAAGAAGGAGTACATTACTGTTTGTAGGATCATGACAATATACTAGGTAAATGATAAGTTACAACATTAGATTTAGGATATAGAATGGTGAATAGTACCATAAATAAGTGCGGTTTTTAGAGATATGTTTTCTGCACAGGATCCAAGTGGAGTGTGCAGTGTTTATAAGGTGAGAAATAGCACATGTGAAAAAACATAATAAAAATCTATAAATAACAATATGAATAAAAAACTGACTTAAAAGAATATTGGAAATATTGCAAAGAGTAAAAAATATAATATATAATCAAAGTGAGTGCTAAAATTATCAAATATTTTTTGTTGCAGCACAAATCCTATGGTAATGAAAGGATTGAGAAACTATGAATAAGACAAGCTATACTTCAATTGAGGAGCAAGTACATATGCCATTACTTGAAGCAATAAGCATTGGTAAGGATGGAAATGTTATTTCATATGTTAAAAGGACTTCTGATCTAGCTGAAAATGTATATAGAAATCATGTATGGGTTTATGAAGTAGATGGTCAAAAGCATTATCCCGTCACAACAGGCAAATGTGAAAGCAGTAGCCCTACATGGGCTCCAGATAAGAACTATTTAGCCTATATAACAGAGAATGGTGAAAAAGAAAAGCTCCGAAAGCAAATTATTTTGAAAACCTTTGACGAGTTCAATGGAATTCAGATTACAAATTCTAAAGAAGGTGTAAACAACTTTATCTGGTCTCCTGATGGCAAGGGTATATACTATACCACTACGGAAGCTGGTTCGGAGGAGTTAAAAAAACGTAAAGAGACTTATGGAGAATTTGAATATGTTGATAAAGAATATAAAAATGATTATTTATGCTATGTAGGAATAGATGAGGCAATTAAATCATTCAAAGAACTAAATAATAAGAAAAAAGGTGAAAATGAAGAATCCAAGGATGTTGAAGAGGAGATAACAAATCCGAGGGATTTTAGTATAAGGGGTTTCCAAATATCACCGGATGGGAAAAAAGCTGCACTTATATGTACTCCAACAGGAGATATAAGAGATGAAGAAACAAATGTATACCTATTGAATATCTCAACTAAAAAGTTTACAAAACTCAATCTTACTGGAATTTTTAGTTCAAATATTGCATTTTCACCAGATGGAAACAAGATTGTATTTGCTAAAACTCCAAGAGGTTCAGAATGTTATAAATGGAAGGTTTGGGAAGATACCGTTTTAGAGATATATGATCTTGAAAAGGAAAAAACCTTAATGAGGTTATCTGAATTTGACAGAAGTGTTACACCTATTAAATGGACAAGTAAAGGAATCCTTGTAACCTGGCAGGATCGAGCCAACTATCGAATCGGAATGATTTCTGAAAAGGGTGAAATATCTTCAATTTATAGTAAGGATGAGTGTTATATAGCCGATGCAGATAGTACCTCTGACGGTGAAAATATAGCTTATATTAAAATAGAAAAAAATAAGGCAGCTGAGGTTTACGTAAACGAAGTACAAGTAACCAATGAAAGCAGGGTATACGAGAATAAAATACTGAGTAAAAAAGAACTTCTAATCTGGAGCACCAAGGATGGTCTTGAGATAGAAGGGGTTTTATCGAAACCACATGATTATGATTCCAATAAAAAGTATCCACTTTTGGTAGTTATACATGGTGGACCAACATGGGCATCATTTCCAATTCATAATATGAATAAACTCTACCCAATTGAGCAGTTTGTAGAGAGAGGCTTTATTGTTCTTGAGCCCAATTACAGAGGAAGCTCAGGTTATGGGGGCAAGTTCCTGACTTGCAATTTTAGAATGCTCGGGGTAGGAGACTATGAGGATGTTATTTCTGGAGTAGATTATCTAATAGAAAAGGACATAATAGATAGCGAAAGAGTTGGAGTAATGGGTTGGAGTCAGGGGGGATACATCTCAGCCTTCTGCGCAACTTTTAGCAATCGATTCAAAGCAGTCTCTGTAGGAGCAGGAATAAGCAACTGGATTACCTACTATGTAAATACTGACATTACAACATTTACTAGATCATATCTAGGAGCAACACCATGGAATGATCCAGAAATATATGCAAAAACTTCTCCTATGACCTATTTAAAAACTGCTTGCACACCAACCCTTATACAACATGGCGATAGTGATAAGAGGGTACCTGTTCCAAATGCATATGAACTCTTCCGAGGACTACAAGACTTAGAAGTGGAAAGTGAACTTGTAGTATTTAAAGGAATGGGGCACAGTCCTAATAAACCTGGACTTCATAAAGTAATAATGGAACAAAATCTTGAATGGTTTGTAAAGCATGTTTAATATGAATGGATGGAGTATAAAGAGGACGGTTAATAACTATCAGCTATTTTAAGCTATAGTGGGAGGATTATATGGGGATAGAGAAAATGAGTGATTTTTTTACCGCTCGTGTGGAAGGTTATGACGAGCATATGCTCAATGAGGTAGAGGGCTGCAGAGAGGCTTATATAAAGCTTGCGGAGTTATTGCCAAAGGATACAGCTGAGCTATTGGATTTAGGCTGTGGTACAGGACTGGAGCTTGATGAAATTTTTAAAATAAATCCCACTGTAAGAGTAACTGGTATAGATTTAACAGAGGCAATGCTTGATAAGCTTAAGCAGAAGCATCCTGATAAGAATCTTACACTTATTAATGCAAGTTACTTTAACTATGATTTTGGAATTTATAAGTATGATGCTGCAGTATCCTTTCAGACTATGCATCATTTTTCCCATAAGGATAAGCTTGATTTGTACTCAAAGCTATGTGACTCATTAAAGGATGGAGCTCAGTACATTGAATGTGATTATATGGTGGAAAATCAGGAAGAGGAAGACTTTTACTACAGAGAAAACAGAAGAATAAGAGAGGAGCAGGGCATAGGACAGGGTGAGTTTTATCATTATGACACTCCCTGCACCATTGATAACCAGATAAAGCTGCTGGTAGAATCCGGGTTTAAAACTGCTAAAATGGTTTGGAGAGTTGAAAATACTACTATAATAATTGCACAGAAATAATAAGAACTTTTAAGCGAGGTAATAGATGATATTTGAAAAATTAAACGAAAAACATTTAGAAGATGCGGTGAGGCAGCCAGAGATTTGGATAAGCCTTTGAATATTGAGATTAATAAAGATTATTCCTACGAAGAAATACCCTTTAGTGAAGCTGGCTGCTTATTACCCTTGGCAAACCGCTTGGTTAGGCATCTTGGAGGAAGCCCAACTTATTTTCCATGTGTTGATTTTTCTGAGGAAAGCTTTCTTGCTAGATGTACTAGAAAGCAGTCGCGCATATTTGTTGCCAAAAATATGGACGAGATTATAGGCTATCTTGAAATTATAAAGGATGGAGAAACTTTTATTTCAGAAGAAGCGGATATGCTAAATGTTTGTGGAGTGTATTTAAAGGAAGAATATCGTGGGAAAAATATACTTCAGAGCCTGCTTTCCTTTGTGCTTGAAGCCTTAAAGAAGGAAGGGAAAAAACGTTTGGGAGTAGATTGCGAGACTCTAAATCCTACTGCCTTAAGATTTTGGGGTAAGCATTTTGATAATTATACCTACAGCTTTGTAAGAAGAATTGATGAAAGAATTCTAAAATAATTCAAAAGAGAAATACATAAAATATATTCTAAAAAGATTTTGAAATAACCTTGACTCTTACCTTAGAGGAGGGCTTATGATTATTCATGAGGTGAGGAATTATGCTATACACGGTGAAAGAAGTTTCAGAGTTAACAGGAGTTACAATAAAAACACTCTATCATTATCATAAAATTGGATTGCTCAAGCCCTATGAGATAACAGATGCCGGCTATCGTCTCTATGGGGCAAAAGAACTTGAACTTTTGCAGCAAATATTATTCTACCGTGAGCTTGATTTTTCACTGAAGGATATTATTAAGGCACTTGAGGATGAACCGAATCGATTAGAGTGTTTAGATAAACAACAGAAGCTGCTCTTTGCGCGCAAGCAGAGACTGGATTGTTTGCTAAAAACTATAGATAAATCGATTGTCCTTGGAAAGAAAGGAGAAGTTATGGATAAATCTAAAATGTTTAACGGACTTAATAAAGAAGAGTGGGAAGGTGCACTTTCTGAGCAGAGTGAATATCTTAAGGATAAATACGATTATAACATGCCAGAGGTTGAGGAAGCTCAATTGGATAATATGAATGAACAAGCTGAAGAAGCGCAGAAGTTTATGGATTATATAAAAGCTGCTCTTAAAGGTGGAAAGAAGCCTAATGATGAGGACATACAAGAAGCCTTGAAAAATCATATTGCATTTTTAAGCAGTCATGGTCATAACCTTGATGCGGGGACATTTGCAGCACAGACAAAGTTTTTTATAGAAGATGATTTTCATAGAAGTATGCTTGAAAACCAGCAGGTTGGACTTTCTTACTACCTTTATACAGCCGCAGAAATGTATGCAGCTTTAAATAAAGTCAGTAAGTAAGGTTTTAAAAGTGATATAAGTAAAACAATAAGAGGCAAGCTGTAGCTTGCCTCTTATTGTTTAAATTGATTAGTATTGTTACTTATTTCATAAGCTAGTATTAGGAGGAAGTTTATTCTGTATAATTTTATATTTTAAATTTACATATAAATATAACAGGCTTAGAATTAATATTAGGAGTTGATTTAGTGAACGAAAAATCAATGTTAAAAATGAAAAAATCCGTACTTATTTCCATACCAGTTCTTTTCATTATTAGCGGACCAATGCACTTTTTGTTTGAGCTATTAGGTGAGGCTCCTATCATCGGGGCGATTGTTCCAGTTAGTGAAAGTCCTTGGGAGCATCTTAAGCTGGTGTTTTATCCAATTCTTTTCTGGTGGCTTATATTTTATGCAAGAGGCAGAAAACAGGAGGACTTTTCAAAAGAGAAGTGGATTGCAGCTGCTTTTGCCGCAGTGCTATCAGCAGTACTAACTATTTTTTTCATCTTTTATTCCTATACAGGAGCCTTTGCGGTAGAGTTCCTGGCTTTTGATATTTTCTCATCCTTATTTGCTACAGCGGTAGGTCAGTGTTTGGCATATCATATTTTCAAGTATTCTAAGCCGACCAAACCTGCTGCAGTTATAGCATTTTTAGGAGTTGCAGTACTCCTGGTTATGTTTGTTGCCTTTACCTATAACACTCCGCATGTACCTCTATTTTTAGATAGAAATACTGGAGGCTATGGTATATAGGATATAGCCTCCAGCCGTAAAACAACACTATATGCTGGAATTGGCTTATTTGAATAAAAAATAGTTATTGAATTACATTCAGGTTAGTATACAGGGGTTGTTTTTTAATGGTAAACTATTATATACAATTACTTAGATAGAAAAGGATTGATTTTTATGAAAAATTCAAGAAACCCTAATACTAATCATCCACCAGCTGCATCATATGTACATTAGTTGGTGACTTTGATGCTTGGGCATGTAAAGAGGTTAAATAATACTATGTTTCACTTGTAAAGCTAAAGAATAGCTCTAACTCAAAATGAAAGACCATCAATGAGATGATGGTCTTTCACAATTATGAGTCCGTAGAAATTTAGAGTTATTAATATGTTATAGACAGAAGAATGTAATAAAAAGAAAAGAGGTGGATTTTAGTGAGAGTTTAGCTATTGCTATGCACTCTCTCGCTAAAGATAATATATGTTTAGCATTATGATTGTTGAAGATAATGAGCAGCTTCAAAATGAGATAGGAAATTTATTAACCCGCAGTGGGTATCGCATTATGAAAACTATGGAGTTTGACAAAATACCTAAGCTTGTGAAGGAGAGTAATCCACATTTAATCCTATTGGATATTAACCTGCCCCAAGATGATGGATTTAAGATATGTACAGAAATACGTAGTTTTTCAACAGTACCAATTATATTTATTACAAGCAGGGATACAAATGTAGATGAACTTATGAGCATAACCTTAGGAGGAGACGACTTTATTACAAAGCCATATAATGCTCAAATTCTCCTGGCAAGAATAAATTCGCTGTTAAAGAGGGCATACCCTGATGAAAAGGCAGGAGACTTTATAGAATATAACGGAGTTAAATTAAACATACTGTCCAGCAAAGTTGAATATAGGAATAAAGAAATAGAACTTACCAAAAATGAACTTAAAATACTTCATTACCTATTGATTAATAAGGGAAAGATAGTATCAAGAGTAGACATTATGGAATATTTATGGGACAGTGCTTTGTTTGTAAATGACAATACTCTTACAGTAAATATAACAAGACTTAGAAATAAGTTTGAGGATGTTGGAATCAGCGAATTTATAAAGACTAAAAGAGGACAAGGATATATAGTATGAATTTAGGGGATTATTTGAATGAAAGAATAAAAGGTATTTTTTTAAATTTTATAGCATTAATCACCCT
The genomic region above belongs to Clostridium swellfunianum and contains:
- a CDS encoding carbohydrate ABC transporter permease; the protein is MKIKKLNKSSLLVGLSLAVFSFIMVGPFIWMFITSVKTYEETIRIPMQILPKAIKWINYKIVFEKFPFIILYLNTFLVTIATVAGQLIIVSLAAYAFSRLNFPGRDIIFLLMLGFMMVPGQIFIIPRFNLMVNLGITNTLTALVLPSIFSVFGVFMMKQFFSTIPKELDEAALIDGCGYFRIFWNILLPLTKPGLVSLGIMIMLSTWKELMWPIIVNRNIEKMTLSAGLAMLIGEHTTYYEQVMAGAVISVLPMVIIFVIFQKQFVAGIARSGLKG
- a CDS encoding amidohydrolase family protein, with the protein product MYFKYSINDCHIHLFDSKDIDKCVDMIDYCGFTNWTHLACTVVPINKALTQNLLGALLKLQEGGRCQAFASFHYFNGKVPNADELLRQIKWFDEAGFDGIKMLDGKPTIRKMLDIPLDDESYDKMFDYAEKRQIPIMYHINDPIEFWYRDRMPNWAVASGNFYGDGSYPHKYEIDEETFRFLRKHPKLKICIPHFFFISDQYGLCSEMLDRYANLYFDITPGWEMFENFAKDLELWRQFFINNAHKILFGSDTFSDHWMETIACLRRVMETKEEFVAFEENCIGLDLPEEALRQIYYENYYKFVGRTNKKINVDAVLEYADTLYNLVQDGPDKQEVIDEINYLKQEIAKFK
- a CDS encoding 6-phospho-beta-glucosidase, which gives rise to MKLCVLGGGGARSVFLTKSLVKSAEEIKVDHIVLMDNNEQKLMKYGALSKGIAAKINPSIQFDITIDAREALKNADYIITTLRVGGDEARRFDEEACLKLGVLGQETTGAGGFAMAIRSVPVLIEYCKLAKEVANPTHLIFNFTNPSGIVTQALRSSGFSNVYGICDAPSGFIKQLEEVLGVGSDGLSIECYGLNHLSWFRNASANGKAVQYDLLMKPETYKNTELRLFDYDMCSLNGNCMLNEYLYFYYSREKSLKLIKQAEHPRGEMIYYINKELEEELEKVDIQLELEKAFNLYMNSYAKRENAYFSVESGSERPHSWKVPTIDEFIDKPDEGGYAAVALKFIKAVTNGNKTQMVLSVPNEEAIDGLAPDDVVEITCTIDKQGAHPINIGIIDEFQLLQIKRIKYFERCTIKAILEGDRDSAVKGLYIHPLVNDMEVARELADIFFKKYSIYMENISIS
- a CDS encoding carbohydrate kinase family protein, whose product is MYDFKTFGQMNLDVIFKGFPHMPEAGEEVFAKQFDLQLGGGPMLYPILLNNLGFKTKLGTFLSDNEASSLCINLMERIGFKDYENFNKREANPVVVTGVFSLEHDRSFVSYNRFINESKLSEEEVYEFLKDARVISAPIGHLGALKRLHHEGRKVVFDVGWSDSLCVENLKPILQFVDIFSPNDREAMKMTGKETPEAALLVLKNYTEAPIVTMGEKGCIYYDNGVKSIPTVSNMKSVDTTGAGDNFIAGVVYGLLKEYSLCDCIKLGNVFAGYSTTKIGCYGAMITKEIIDCYFRPDI
- a CDS encoding M20 metallopeptidase family protein; translated protein: MRFKESAARYEDYIIELRRHFHRNPELSFKEVSTSEVVCKQLEKMKIPYVCLEENCVVGLIEGNEAGKSLAIRADMDALPIEEETGLSFASQTKGIMHACGHDGHTAMLLGAAAMINEVKEELEGKVYLCFQSAEEIWGGAKVVIDYLERQGGVDEAISAHLWADIESGNISVVKGARMASADGFEIEVMGRGGHGSRPDQCIDPIRAASNIVLGITSIPTNRYKATEPLVVHVGAINAGSLGNIIPKSAKILGGIRSFSQEGKTAAWSLIHEIAENGAKMYGAEAKVTILGGVPSVVNHSESVERAQRVIDMIDVLKQDDYEPICASENFGMYMEKYKGFMAFIGIRNKNKGLIYPQHHPKFDIDEAVLKEGARFFAEYAYNFLDGNSQL
- a CDS encoding DUF421 domain-containing protein; this translates as MGFFQSQETLTAVQWALRAMVGFFFLVIVAKVLGQRSISQLRLLDFVVALVIGNMVAHPLSDEHLGMEGSLICTAVIVALYLGGIFMILRWPRFRRLLNQKPVILVQNGEILDKGLKKARISIDILLEELREQKVKDVKTVAIAFWEADGKISFFLDPRYENVTNEALQIKTEPLDFPRIVIKEGIINYKELKQIGKDEVWVVSNVKRLYHTEVKNVLLASLDRRGNMTVFLYK